The Melospiza georgiana isolate bMelGeo1 chromosome 9, bMelGeo1.pri, whole genome shotgun sequence genome has a segment encoding these proteins:
- the COLGALT2 gene encoding procollagen galactosyltransferase 2, translating into MEEPPSYPEELGPKHWPSSRFTHVMKLRQAALRAARDKWSDYILFIDADNLLTNPETLNLLIAENKTLVAPMLESRSLYSNFWCGITPQGYYKRTLEYPLIREWKRMGCFAVPMVHSTFLIDLRKEASAKLAFYPPHHDYTWSFDDIMVFAFSSRQAGVQMFICNREHYGFLPMPLKPQQSLQEEAENFVHTLIEAMIDRPPVEPSQYISVPPKHPDKMGFDEIFMINLKRRKDRRDRMLRTLYEQEIAVKVVEAVDGKALNTSQLKALSIEMLPGYRDPYSSRPLTRGEIGCFLSHYYIWKEVVSRGLEKTLVIEDDVRFEHQFKRKLMKLMDDIEQAQLDWELIYIGRKRMQVQEPERAVPNVRNLVEADYSYWTLGYAISFHGAQKLIGAEPFSKMLPVDEFLPIMYNKHPVTKYMEYYEPRDLKAFSAEPLLVYPTHYTGQPGYLSDTETSTIWDNETVSTDWDRTHSWKSRQQGKIHSDAQNKDALPSQPSLDTPSARDEL; encoded by the exons ATGGAGGAGCCCCC gTCCTACCCAGAAGAACTGGGGCCGAAGCACTGGCCCAGCTCTCGGTTCACCCACGTGATGAAGCTGCGCCAGGCTGCCCTGCGCGCGGCCCGGGACAAGTGGTCAGACTATATCCTG TTTATTGATGCAGATAATTTACTGACCAACCCAGAGACCCTGAACCTGCTGATAGCAGAGAACAAGACCCTGGTGGCGCCGATGCTCGAGTCCCGCTCGCTCTACTCCAACTTCTGGTGTGGCATCACTCCCCAG GGCTACTACAAGAGGACCCTGGAGTACCCCCTGATCCGGGAATGGAAGAGGATGGGCTGCTTTGCTGTCCCCATGGTGCATTCCACGTTCCTCATTGATCTGAGGAAGGAGGCCTCTGCCAAGCTGGCCTTCTACCCCCCACACCACGACTACACCTGGAGCTTCGATGACATCATGGTCTTTGCCTTCTCCAGCCGCCAGGCAG GAGTCCAGATGTTCATCTGCAACCGTGAGCACTACGGGTTCCTTCCCATGCCCCTGAAGCCGCAGCAGTCGCTGCAGGAGGAAGCTGAGAATTTTGTGCACACCCTGATCGAGGCCATGA TCGATCGCCCTCCCGTGGAGCCCTCTCAGTACATCTCTGTGCCCCCGAAGCACCCTGACAAGATGGGCTTTGATGAA ATTTTCATGATCAACCTGAAGCGCCGCAAGGACCGGCGGGATCGGATGCTGCGGACGCTCTATGAGCAGGAGATTGCAGTGAAGGTAGTGGAGGCTGTGGATGGAAA AGCACTGAACACGAGTCAGCTGAAAGCTCTCAGCATCGAAATGCTGCCGGGGTACCGGGACCCCTACTCCTCCAGGCCCCTGACCAGAGGAGAGATCGGCTGCTTCCTGAGCCACTACTACATCTGGAAGGAG GTGGTGAGCAGGGGCCTGGAGAAGACCCTGGTCATTGAGGACGATGTGCGCTTCGAGCACCAGTTCAAGAGGAAGCTCATGAAGCTGATGGACGACATCGAGCAAGCTCAGTTAGACTGGGAGCTGAT CTACATTGGCCGGAAAAGGATGCAGGTGCAGGAGCCCGAGAGAGCCGTTCCCAATGTCCGGAACCTGGTGGAGGCTGATTACTCCTACTGGACCCTGGGCTACGCCATCTCCTTCCATGGGGCTCAGAAGCTCATTGGGGCTGAGCCCTTCAGCAAGATGCTGCCCGTGGATGAATTCCTGCCCATCATGTACAACAAGCACCCTGT CACAAAGTACATGGAGTACTACGAGCCCAGAGACTTGAAGGCCTTCTCAGCAGAACCCCTGCTTGTTTACCCCACACACTACACGGGGCAGCCAGGCTACCTCAGCGACACAGAGACCTCCACCATCTGGGACAACGAGACCGTGTCCACAGACTGGGACAGAACACACTCCTGGAAGTCCCGGCAGCAGGGCAAGATCCACAGCGACGCCCAGAACAAGGACGcgctgccctcccagccctccctggacACGCCGTCAGCCAGGGACGAGCTATGA